AGAATGTTGAGGGTGGCAACCATGATGACCATTCTGGATAATGTTAGGACAAGAATTCAGAAATGTCAATCTTTTGGTAACAAGTCATCATCATCAGAAGCTGAATCTACTAGTCATGTTCCTATAGACAAGAAGCACCACGAGCCGATGATTGATGAGAAAGAAAAGCTGAGGAAGCAGCTAAACGCAAGCTTGGTAGCACGAAAGAGCCTCGAGGTCATGTGTTCAAGTTtggggaaagaaaaagagatcATGGCAGCAGAGCTCTCGAAGAAAGTCCACGAGTTGAATGAAATGGAAGACCTCATCAATGATCTAAAAGAACAAAATGAAAGTTTAGTGGAAAGGTTACACGAACGTGCCACTGAGCAAAAAGAAAGGAGGTATAATAGTGGTGGAGGAGAAACACAAGGAAACATTGCCCTCCAAGAGAGAAATAAGGCACTTTCGGAGAACCTCCTAAGGTCATTGGATGGCTATAGGTCTATCAAGAGGAAATGGAAGGATGCACAAGCGGAAAACATGGCGATGCATGCAACCATGGAGGAAATGACAGCGAAAATCGGAGCTGGACTAGCCCGAATCCACAGCTTTAAAGAAAAAATCGCCTCTGAAAGTGTGCCCTCGACAAATATCCAAGAGGAGATTGTTGAATTAGAGCATATGTTTGAATGCTTTGAAATGCAAGTGGCAAAACATGGTCCAAAGGAAGGGGAATGTGTCAAACCAAAAGCAGAGATTAGTGCTTGCAAGCCTACAGTTTTTGCATGAGACACAAGAGTAATACTTAAAAACAAGCAAgcacaaagaagaaaagatggtCCTCAAGGTTTTCTGTAACATGGTCCAGGATCATGGTGTTCCATAAAGTCTActgaaatggagaaaaaatagCCCATTGTTCTCTGTTATAGAGTCCATGTAATAAACAAGTCAAGTATATTGCATGTAAAAGGAGAATAACTAGTGATGTTGCTTTTTTATTCATCTGCAATTTATTAGGTAATCTATTTTGTCTTCGGTTTTACATTAGTGCTATTGACATCAATGATTTGGCCTCATTGCCCTAAGTTGCATTGCAACCCTTCTTACAAGACCTTGAAGTGCTctattatgtaaaaaaaaaaaaatagattgaaGAGGAGTATACTTTTTACGTCAAAGAAATAGATTGAAGAGTCTACTTTTTGCAGGACGGGGTGAATAGGTGGCATGCAGCCTATCTACAGATTTAGGTACACATTTCAAACTGTGGAATATGCAAATTGAACtgaattttcataaatttttaacttatacatcaaaaaaaacatgatttctGGGGTACAAGTAACAGAACGGTGAGAGACATAATTTATGATAGTCATTTTGGAAAATTTGCAGACTAATGCTTTATATAGCTGTAGATTATAAAAAAGGTCTAGTCTTGCATATGTGGCTGAATGATGTGATAAACTTGGGTAGAAATTTTATACTACTCCAGCTCCAGCAACTTAGACCCAGCAATGCAGTTTAGTATCCATGAGTTGCTGGCAGCTACAGCTCCAGTTGAACTAGCCAAAGCTTCTGCATCAGATCTTCTGCGCtctaaaattgaattttttttgcttCCGTCACACTTGTCAAGTTGTTCGTGACTATAAATTACAAAAGGTGGAGGGCATCCGGGTGAAAGAATTTCCTGATCCACTGCAACAGGCTTCCTGTTGAGGACAATTCCTCCAGCAGCAATAACAAGGTCATGTAGATAGCTCTTGTAAGAAGGTAAGAAGTCACCCATAAAAAAGAACTTGTATCCATTGAAAAGCTTTGGTTGCTGCAAAACAGGAATTTTGATATTTAGAGAATGCGTAAGAAGACCTTAATGCAATGATGAAATGTCCATCCTAAGAATGTCTTAGTTAAAGCAGGAAATCCACAAGTGCAACCAGCAGAAGATGACAATGCAGTGAGACCTCTCGACAACCATTGGAACAGAGGGAGGTGAAGGTTGAGATTTCTATAAGTTCATTCAttcagaattaaaaaaaaagatcaacaaGCTCTAAAATGGAGAGATATTCCTTGAAATATTTAGAATCTAGGCTGGCATCCTTGATGTCCACAAAATGAAGTTCCATTCTTTATGGAACAGGAATTAAAGGAACTGACAATCCGAATGCTCCAAAATTCTAGTTGAAGTTCCATTCTTTATAGAACAGGAATCTATCCTGGAATGCATTGAACCAAAAAGAGTGCTTTATAGACAAAAGGGCTTAAAACATTGCTCTCAACCGCCGCCACTCCAGAAAAACAATTACAGCTGTAACAAGTGCTATCCAAATGAATTAAAATGCATTTCATGAGTGTATTGTTACTGATAAATCTGGAGAAAGATGTAACCTTGGTTAAAACCCTCATTCTTCCAAGCTTAGGGCCATCCACAATGCCATGAGTATCTATTTTAATCTCATATTGCTGCTCATCGATAAATTTTGTGGCTTCAACACAAGCAATAATCCCTGCAAGCATAAAAACCAAACATCAAGATGGACAAAACAGAAGCTAAACTCTGGCTGTAGAGAAAACACATTTGTAAAGTCAACATATTAATTTGCAGTTAAAAAAACTAGGTTACTGACAGTCAATGCTCAGTATCCATTTCCCAGCCAAGACACCCATCAAATATTTGAGAGTTCTTCGGCATGCCCCTTTCTCATCTGTAGAAGCAATGACATGGGTGACACTTAGGTCCCAGTTCTTAACTATTGTCACTCCAGACAACCTCTTTAATGTAGAAACAAGCCCCTGCAAGAGAAGGATTTAAGGTATCCAGTTAATATACCTCATTTGTCTCAAACAACTATGATCTGCGAAAATTATCCTGTTTGCTTACTATTTCATCAGCAGTTAGAGCTGAACAACAGAGCACtaaattcttgttcttcttctgaGACTTCCACTGCAAAGCAGCAGCATTATCAGGTGTTGCTGAGACTTTGGGCTGGCAGATACGAGAATTTCTGCAGATTAAAGGCAAAGAGAAGGGGAATAAGACCTTTGATCCAAAATGTAAATGTTTCAACTAACAATAGTTCTAAGAATCTGTTGGTCCAACCTCTTAATACTTTCTCTAATCTTAGACTGTTTTCCAGGGACCTCACATGGAAGCTTAGAGTCGACATGTAAAGGGCATAACATAACAAAGTTGTCCTGAAAGAAAAAGAGTAAGTAATGATTCTATTATGAAATTCAGGTATGAGGGAACATTTTTCGTACGTACATAATCCCATCGACACTCTGGTGTCAACTTCGCACAAGGAACATGAAAGCTTTTGCGACAACTTGTTTCATAACACCCAAGAGCCCCCCCTTTTACCCCACAGAAAAAACAAGTAATCCTCCGGCTCCTTTTCAACTCAGATTCAAGGTTGACCGCGTCATCATCTTCAAAATATACATTAGGGGCCCTGCAGAGATGCATTTCTTCTTTTATACTTGAAATGACTTGCCTTGCAACAATTCATAGAGTCTAGAATGATTTAACTaacaaatgaagaaaaggttTTGACAAGGACAATTGTACACATTAGATGCAGATAAAATATTTagactttccttttttattataaaaaataaatgtacACTTCCTTAAACATGGCATTTGTGACACTCATGATGAAATTATCTAGAAACCAAGAAATTTGTGATGTTATTAAGATGATTTTCGAATTACTATATCACATTTATATAAAGGAAATACAATGAGACCTTTTGAAGATTATTACCATTCTGCACAATGTTTATGCACATTTATAACCCCTGATACTCCATCTGCGTCTCCTTTGACAGGCTTTCCATTAAGATAGCTTAACATGACTCCTGAAACCTGAAATTTGGTTATGGAAAATGGAAGTATATAATCAATATACAAAGTCAAGAGGCAAACAGCTCTAAGAATAAATAGGACGAACCAGAAAAAAGAAACACAGAATCAGTGGTTTATACCTCAGATTCCTCCGATGAACGGCAGAAAGCACACTGGATCTTGTTGTGGCTTGCTTCACACTTCCGCAAAACCAAATCATTCAAGTTCGAAACAGATTTCTCTGTTTCCAATGATTTAAGCACTCTCTTCTGAATGTTTTCTAGTGTAATATTTTCCTTGTCAGCATGCTGCCCATCTTCAGAAAACTTCACCTTTTTCTTACCAAGAAGCTTGGCATCACACTCAGGCTCACATTTGTTCATTTCTGTACCAGGAGTAGCTTCCCCATCATTATCGATAGGAACCAATCTATTTGCTGATTCAAAATGTGCAGCTTCATCATGAGCTTGTGTATTGTTATATTTCCCTGTTCTCACTCTGCTTTTTGGTCTAaaacaatatttattttcttcactaagAGATTCCCGGCGCCGTTTATGACATGTCTTCACGTCAAATGTCTCAACACTTCCTTCACATTTTTCCTGATCCACAGGAGTAGACAAATGGAAGGAAATGGAATTATTTCTCTTGCGAAGTCTTTTAGCACCACATGAGGCAGAGATGTCTTCTACTACTGACTCGGTGACTTTTGTAGTGGAACTgccctttttgtttttcaattttttcttctttgaatTAAATGCATTGGCATTGTCCTGATTGTTCTTTAAAGTATGTTCAGCTGCTATTTGTGAATTATTATGGACTTCTGATACTTCACCAAGTACTTTCTTGCCTTGTTTCTTCTTGGTACTTTTCAATGCCTTACTCCTGCTAGACTTGCAAACGACACCTTTTGAACTAGTGATTTCATTTTCAGAAGGAAATAGAGAGTGCGAACTCAGTTGTCCTTTATCGGTACCCTTTTCACTAGCCACAGCTATTCTGTTCTGAGTTGCTGATTCCTTATTAGCATTTTCCAGTGAGTAAGCTTCACCTTTCTCTTGTCCTTGAGCTCCAGCAGACTCAATAGTATCTTTGGTCTGAACCAGGAGAAAGTGTAAGCCGGCAAAAGAGAGAATTTAGAAACCAAACAAGTACGAACAATGAGAAAGAGGAAAACAGGTTTGACTCATTGGCAATAATGCACCACGAAGAAATACCTTCATCTTGAAGGGGCTTGAACAAAGTTCAGGCGAGCAAGCTCTCTGTGTCCATTCGAACATCTCACTGTCAAAAATATCTGCTCCATTTGCTGCATTGTGAGCTCCACTCTGTATAGCAGGAGAGTGGGTAAACTAATGAAACTTCTTCAAATGAAATAAGTACAGAAAGTGTCAAAGTGAACAAGATCATCATTAAGCTTGAATCTGAATCATAAGACAGCAAACTAAATCGAAGGGTAGGAAAGGAGAATGTCCAAAAACAGGTTTCTCTAAAAAGTTTATGTACTGTAGggaagttgaaaaacaaaaaacaaatcatTAGAAATAAGCAAAGCGGGAGCCACCCTCTCCTTCATCCAGCAGGAAACCCAAAGATAATCAAAAAGTTAATACAGGAGAAGTGTTCAGAAGTTCAGAGTGAATTCTAACAGCCTATTGTGCTAACAGATCAGGCCAAACAATCAAATCTTACAAATTTATGATTTAAGGATAGGTCTTATTCAGGAGCTGAAGCAGTTATTTCTTCGCATAAAACCGGATATCAGGTTACTTACTTTGGTAGACATTTCACAAGGGACCCCATCATCCGAGTCCTTTATATCACTGAAGCATGGAGCATCTGGAGGTGTATCCATGATGAAGTCCCCATCTGTTTGCTGAGTTGATCTTTCTACATCCTCTTCTTCTCTGAGCCAGAAGAATGGAGATAGTACTGGTTCTCCTTTTCCATTTAACACAGACCTGTCTTTCTCAGTGACCAAAGGTTTTTGAGCTTCATTGGTGATGGATTTACTATTTCCACCAACCAACTTCGTAGGTGGCAGAGTCTCTGAAGGTGGATATTGTGGCACCTGCACTCTCTTCTTTGTCGGAAAGGAAGGTCTAACGAGATTTGATCCGGTATTCTTTTTGTTGCACTCTGAAGATTTTTTTGATCCtttccctctttttcttttctgacTGTCTGTGACTGGAGCCTCTGTTATAGTTCTAGGTTTCTCTTGGGACTCACAAGTTTGTTTGCCATTAGATTGAGTTTCTTCACCtgcatatgagataaagatacaCTTCTTCAGAACCACAATTTTGATCAAAACAAATACATTTGGATTATGTTCAGGAACTAAAGAATGAAGATCAGATGCAAAGCTGAGGTAGTGGCATCCATACCATCTAATGCTCTACATAAATTACAAATATGATCTCTTGGTGCGGTTGAATATCGACAAAATCAAATCTAACTTGATGAGAACTGAATTAAACTCTTAAATATCACTTGTTTCAGTTGGAAACACAGTAGATGAAACAAAGCATGCAAGTTTGTTACATGAAAGACATGATTCAAGCATAGATTAGCACACCAAACTATCTATTCCAAACACCCTTGTTGAACAAATGTTCATGATAATAATAggtgcattcatacattcaaaaGCTTCACAAGAATGATGAATGATAACTGATGGAATATTACCTGGTAATTTGGAAAAAGGATTGGTTTGAGTGATAAATATATTGACTCCTGAAGCAACTTCCATGTTCTTATAGATGCTCACCAAGTTATCCATGTGGAGGGCAGGTCGAATTTCTATAGAACCAAAAATTGTAGAAGttaaacaaaaagagaaaaaggagttATAATAACCTTCAAAATAGAAGCAGAAATGAAAACATTACTCTGCTAAAGCAAATTGAACTGACTTAAGTTTTTGTGTAGCTAAACAAGTAAGTCCAAGAGCACAAGGGAATCATGAAAGAACATGCGAAAAGGGGGAACTAACTTGTCGTTCAGACATTATgcacaaaattaaaatttattcataTAAAAAGAGCAACACTTCTGATTGCACCCCACGCTAGCACCTCAGCATTGATATTACTTCAAGAATTAAGCACATATAAGCCACTCATTGAATTAGTCCTAGTATAACTTGTTGAGATGATAACAATGGATACAATATACCCAGTCTCAGAAACAACGACTAAAGCGAAATTCAAAGATTTCAATACTCGAGCATTTCGATTATAAGATCGATCTAACAGCGCCCACTTTCATAAGCAGTTTTATTCACACTAGACAAAGATAGCCCTCTTAATGATAGTCAGGCAGACAACAAATTTAAGTcgattaagggtgtgtttggtatgacggaaaatgttttccaattttcccttgtttggttgcactaaatatcttggaaaatatttccacaaaattggagaaaatgctttccttaaaaatttgagggaaaacattttccggatCAATAAAAACAAACCAATGTATCCCCAACCCACCCCCGCACTATCCATCCCACGCCCACCTACCGCCTCACCCATACCTCTACCCCTGCCTACCCTCCACCGACAGAAGTTGCACTCCTAATTCAAAAACCTCATAGTGTTTTGCTTTGAACGTATGCAAATGCTCTTAAAATGATATATTCCAACTTGcgtaccaaacacaagaaaatgagtACAAaaatccccccaaaaaaatattttcttggaaaatctccatcataccaaacacaacCTAAACTTGCAAGACCTAAAAGAGGCTCCTGTCTTCTATAGGAAAAATACAAAAGACATACAAAAATTTGATAAAAGGGTAGGAAAAAACACAAACCTCTGCGATTAAAAGGAACTTTGCACACTGGACAATTGGCTCCGGATTTCATAGTAGTCTGAATACAAGAGCTACAACAAATGACAACAATAATAGTCATTCAAATTATCTTAATTTTCCGACTTGGAAACA
This portion of the Lycium ferocissimum isolate CSIRO_LF1 chromosome 1, AGI_CSIRO_Lferr_CH_V1, whole genome shotgun sequence genome encodes:
- the LOC132055910 gene encoding uncharacterized protein LOC132055910 isoform X1, whose amino-acid sequence is MSRLRVNSSPDLIANTSFEELYDDSALEGVAANIKLLLKLTQEHKNACHKEKNDGRRMLRVATMMTILDNVRTRIQKCQSFGNKSSSSEAESTSHVPIDKKHHEPMIDEKEKLRKQLNASLVARKSLEVMCSSLGKEKEIMAAELSKKVHELNEMEDLINDLKEQNESLVERLHERATEQKERRYNSGGGETQGNIALQERNKALSENLLRSLDGYRSIKRKWKDAQAENMAMHATMEEMTAKIGAGLARIHSFKEKIASESVPSTNIQEEIVELEHMFECFEMQVAKHGPKEGECVKPKAEISACKPTVFA
- the LOC132055910 gene encoding uncharacterized protein LOC132055910 isoform X2, with amino-acid sequence MLRVATMMTILDNVRTRIQKCQSFGNKSSSSEAESTSHVPIDKKHHEPMIDEKEKLRKQLNASLVARKSLEVMCSSLGKEKEIMAAELSKKVHELNEMEDLINDLKEQNESLVERLHERATEQKERRYNSGGGETQGNIALQERNKALSENLLRSLDGYRSIKRKWKDAQAENMAMHATMEEMTAKIGAGLARIHSFKEKIASESVPSTNIQEEIVELEHMFECFEMQVAKHGPKEGECVKPKAEISACKPTVFA
- the LOC132055902 gene encoding protein BREAST CANCER SUSCEPTIBILITY 1 homolog; this encodes MADILHLEKMGRELKCPICLSLLNSAVSLSCNHVFCNSCIQTTMKSGANCPVCKVPFNRREIRPALHMDNLVSIYKNMEVASGVNIFITQTNPFSKLPGEETQSNGKQTCESQEKPRTITEAPVTDSQKRKRGKGSKKSSECNKKNTGSNLVRPSFPTKKRVQVPQYPPSETLPPTKLVGGNSKSITNEAQKPLVTEKDRSVLNGKGEPVLSPFFWLREEEDVERSTQQTDGDFIMDTPPDAPCFSDIKDSDDGVPCEMSTKSGAHNAANGADIFDSEMFEWTQRACSPELCSSPFKMKTKDTIESAGAQGQEKGEAYSLENANKESATQNRIAVASEKGTDKGQLSSHSLFPSENEITSSKGVVCKSSRSKALKSTKKKQGKKVLGEVSEVHNNSQIAAEHTLKNNQDNANAFNSKKKKLKNKKGSSTTKVTESVVEDISASCGAKRLRKRNNSISFHLSTPVDQEKCEGSVETFDVKTCHKRRRESLSEENKYCFRPKSRVRTGKYNNTQAHDEAAHFESANRLVPIDNDGEATPGTEMNKCEPECDAKLLGKKKVKFSEDGQHADKENITLENIQKRVLKSLETEKSVSNLNDLVLRKCEASHNKIQCAFCRSSEESEVSGVMLSYLNGKPVKGDADGVSGVINVHKHCAEWAPNVYFEDDDAVNLESELKRSRRITCFFCGVKGGALGCYETSCRKSFHVPCAKLTPECRWDYDNFVMLCPLHVDSKLPCEVPGKQSKIRESIKRNSRICQPKVSATPDNAAALQWKSQKKNKNLVLCCSALTADEIGLVSTLKRLSGVTIVKNWDLSVTHVIASTDEKGACRRTLKYLMGVLAGKWILSIDWIIACVEATKFIDEQQYEIKIDTHGIVDGPKLGRMRVLTKQPKLFNGYKFFFMGDFLPSYKSYLHDLVIAAGGIVLNRKPVAVDQEILSPGCPPPFVIYSHEQLDKCDGSKKNSILERRRSDAEALASSTGAVAASNSWILNCIAGSKLLELE